In the Nitrospirales bacterium LBB_01 genome, one interval contains:
- a CDS encoding DegT/DnrJ/EryC1/StrS family aminotransferase, which yields MKVPFVDLRTQYLSIKEEIDSAIESVIMDSAFIGGKRIKDFEENFAKYLSAKNAVGVGNGTDALSVSLKCLGVSTGEEVIAPANSFIATSEAVTAIGAKIVFVDCNPKTYNIDTDKLKDTITQKTKAIIPVHLYGQPADMDKVVGFAEAHNLYVIEDAAQAHGALYKGRTVGTLGHAACFSFFPGKNLGAYGDAGAVTTDNDDLAVKIKMYANHGRVDKYNHEFEGINSRLDGIQAAILNVKLRHLNKWTLRRRQIADIYNEKLSDTVITPWVMPDVTHVYHLYVIQVHRDRQRLIKHLSEHGISTGIHYPTPPPFLNAYDYLSHKPEDFPVSFDLKDKILSLPIHGDMTDEEAVYVTDVIRDFYNAG from the coding sequence ATGAAAGTACCGTTTGTCGATTTGAGGACTCAGTATCTTTCTATTAAAGAAGAGATAGATTCGGCAATAGAAAGTGTAATAATGGATAGCGCCTTTATTGGCGGCAAGCGCATTAAGGATTTCGAGGAGAATTTCGCTAAATATCTCAGTGCAAAAAATGCTGTTGGAGTTGGAAACGGTACCGATGCGCTCTCTGTCTCACTGAAATGCCTTGGAGTTTCCACAGGAGAAGAGGTCATAGCTCCAGCAAACAGTTTTATAGCAACCTCTGAGGCTGTTACCGCTATTGGCGCTAAAATTGTCTTTGTTGATTGCAACCCTAAGACTTATAACATAGATACCGATAAGCTAAAAGATACCATAACTCAGAAAACGAAAGCTATTATACCGGTTCACTTGTACGGTCAACCTGCAGATATGGATAAAGTTGTGGGCTTTGCAGAGGCTCACAACCTATACGTTATAGAGGATGCCGCGCAAGCTCATGGGGCGCTCTATAAGGGTAGAACGGTTGGCACGTTAGGACATGCTGCCTGTTTTAGTTTTTTCCCGGGTAAAAATCTCGGCGCTTACGGGGATGCCGGCGCCGTAACTACAGATAATGATGACCTTGCAGTTAAGATAAAAATGTACGCTAACCACGGCAGAGTGGATAAATATAACCACGAGTTTGAGGGCATAAACAGCCGTCTCGATGGCATACAGGCTGCGATATTAAATGTTAAACTGAGGCATCTTAATAAATGGACACTCAGGAGACGCCAGATTGCAGATATTTACAATGAGAAACTTTCCGACACGGTAATAACCCCGTGGGTTATGCCTGATGTCACTCACGTCTATCATCTGTACGTTATACAGGTACATAGAGACAGGCAGCGGCTTATAAAACATCTCTCAGAGCATGGTATCTCAACAGGCATTCATTATCCTACTCCGCCTCCATTTCTTAATGCCTACGACTATCTTTCTCATAAGCCGGAGGACTTTCCGGTTTCTTTTGATTTAAAGGACAAGATATTGAGTTTGCCGATACATGGGGATATGACAGATGAAGAGGCCGTCTATGTTACCGATGTTATTAGGGATTTCTATAATGCCGGTTAA
- a CDS encoding 3-methyl-2-oxobutanoate dehydrogenase subunit VorB: MTDKVLIKGNEAVAKAAIEAGCRFYAGYPITPQNEIPEYMSFAMPESGGVFIQAESEIAAINMVYGAAAAGVRAMTSSSSPGISLKQEGLSFLAGAELPAVIINVQRGGPGLGNISGSQADYFQAVKGGGHGDYKLLVYAPYNVQEMWDLTMLAFDKADLYRNPVMILTDGILGQMMEPLIPTRYVMPQLPEKSWALTGCKGRMPNVIRTLYMNDDELENVNKILSEKYKTIKEKEVRFEAVNVEDADIVVVAFGIAARIAHSAMTALRKEGKKVGLFRPITLFPFPYDDILSLTDTGRKFVVVELNSGQMVEDVRLSVNGRSDVFFYGRSGGAIMKPNEVYDFVSKIY, encoded by the coding sequence TTGACAGATAAGGTTCTGATAAAAGGTAACGAGGCGGTAGCTAAGGCCGCTATAGAGGCCGGGTGCCGGTTTTATGCCGGATACCCCATAACGCCGCAAAATGAGATACCGGAGTACATGTCGTTTGCAATGCCTGAGTCGGGTGGCGTGTTTATTCAGGCGGAGAGTGAGATAGCGGCGATAAACATGGTCTATGGAGCGGCGGCAGCCGGAGTGCGGGCAATGACTTCCTCAAGTTCACCAGGGATTAGTCTTAAGCAGGAGGGGCTGTCGTTTTTAGCAGGAGCGGAGCTTCCAGCTGTAATTATAAATGTTCAGAGAGGGGGCCCTGGGCTAGGTAACATATCGGGCTCTCAGGCGGATTATTTTCAAGCCGTAAAGGGCGGCGGACACGGCGATTATAAATTATTGGTCTATGCCCCATACAATGTTCAGGAGATGTGGGACTTAACCATGCTTGCATTTGATAAAGCCGATCTCTACAGAAACCCCGTGATGATTCTTACCGATGGGATTTTGGGGCAAATGATGGAACCGCTTATCCCAACCCGCTATGTGATGCCGCAATTGCCGGAAAAGTCGTGGGCGCTGACTGGCTGTAAGGGCAGGATGCCTAATGTGATACGCACCCTGTACATGAATGATGATGAACTTGAAAACGTGAACAAGATTCTTTCTGAAAAGTACAAAACTATAAAAGAGAAAGAGGTGCGCTTTGAAGCCGTAAATGTAGAGGACGCTGACATTGTGGTAGTTGCTTTTGGGATAGCGGCAAGGATAGCGCACTCAGCTATGACAGCGTTAAGAAAAGAGGGCAAGAAAGTGGGGCTATTCAGACCGATAACACTGTTTCCATTTCCGTATGATGACATTCTAAGTCTAACTGATACAGGGAGGAAATTTGTTGTGGTAGAGTTAAACTCAGGTCAGATGGTTGAAGATGTAAGGCTTTCTGTAAACGGCAGGTCAGATGTGTTTTTTTATGGACGCTCAGGCGGCGCTATTATGAAGCCAAATGAAGTCTATGATTTTGTCTCAAAGATTTATTGA
- a CDS encoding glycine--tRNA ligase subunit alpha yields MYFQDIFLKLQEFWAKKGCVLLQPYDLEVGAGTFHPATFFRVLGPKPWSTVYVQPSRRPTDGRYGENPNRLQHYYQYQVILKPSPPNSQDIYLQSLTALGIDPAKHDIRFVEDDWESPTLGAWGLGWEVWLDGMEVTQFTYFQQVGGFDLKPVSVELTYGLERIAMYLQGVNNVYDLKWNENFSYGDIHHEDEVLFSKFNFDYASVDMHRRLFDDFEKQSQELAKVGLVYPAYEFCLKCSHVFNILDARGAISVSERTSYIGRVRALAKHCAQLYVNNLNPQQTEQQDAP; encoded by the coding sequence ATGTACTTTCAGGATATTTTTTTAAAACTTCAGGAGTTTTGGGCTAAGAAAGGATGCGTGCTCCTTCAGCCTTATGACCTTGAAGTTGGTGCGGGCACGTTTCATCCGGCAACTTTTTTCAGAGTGCTGGGTCCTAAGCCCTGGAGCACTGTTTATGTGCAGCCCTCCCGCCGCCCAACAGACGGCAGATACGGAGAAAATCCCAACAGGCTTCAACACTACTACCAGTACCAGGTAATTCTTAAGCCCTCGCCGCCAAACTCTCAGGACATTTACCTGCAAAGCCTGACAGCCCTTGGCATAGACCCGGCAAAGCACGACATCCGGTTTGTAGAGGACGACTGGGAATCCCCCACGCTTGGCGCATGGGGGCTTGGTTGGGAGGTGTGGCTTGACGGAATGGAGGTCACGCAGTTTACGTATTTTCAACAAGTCGGCGGATTTGATCTAAAACCTGTCAGTGTAGAGCTTACTTACGGTCTTGAACGCATCGCCATGTATCTACAGGGCGTCAATAACGTCTATGACCTTAAATGGAATGAAAATTTTAGTTATGGAGATATTCATCACGAGGATGAGGTGTTGTTTTCAAAATTTAATTTTGACTATGCCTCTGTTGATATGCACAGACGGCTGTTTGACGATTTTGAAAAGCAATCGCAGGAATTAGCCAAAGTGGGGCTTGTATATCCGGCTTATGAGTTCTGTCTAAAGTGTTCGCATGTGTTTAATATATTGGATGCGCGGGGAGCAATATCAGTCTCTGAGCGTACCTCATACATCGGGCGTGTTAGAGCGCTTGCTAAACACTGTGCACAGCTTTATGTGAATAATTTGAATCCGCAGCAGACAGAACAACAGGACGCACCATAA
- a CDS encoding glycine--tRNA ligase subunit beta: MNTVNLLLEIGVEEVPAGFLPDAFKQLRTLAEKFLTESAVTFSDINTFATPRRLALIITGVNPSQEGRTRELLGPPVKVAYDDTGAPAKAAIAFAASNGIPVEKLEVRTKGKGQYVCAVIEEPGVAVREIIGAMFVKIISALTFPKMMRWGDQDIRFVRPIQWLTALYDNEPVVFEFAGVKSSDKTYGHRFLSLGEIPCNDVSGYIELLRINYVIVDQTERKAMIKAQLTDIAAQNGAFLYEDEALLDTVTYLVEYPVAVTAEFSAERFLTLPPELLISVMRDHQKYFALTDKNGKLINKFVVISNTVADNAAVVRAGAERVIKARLDDAKFYYETDLKLPLIDLLSKLSGIMHHEAIGTMHHKINRMYPLAAALADKLANNKPPGVADPFPDKTVIERAVKLSKTDLLTGMVREFPELQGITGTRLAAINGEHSEVSKALSEQYLPAFYGDNIPQSVTGIILSLTDKIDNIVSFFSAGLIPSGSEDPYALRRQALGIISILLKTGYRVSLNEIFTDALRLNNFDASLVTAIEGFFRQRIEVLLTTTMGYSYDTVSAAIKDFFTVPVIYLINKLDALKGFKNSDGYEEFLQAIKRVYNIIPEGFAGLTGSLKFELEEEKSLYIALNEIKDTIEEPVSDGNYKAAVEEIKKLKTPINLFFEKVLVMDKDENKKNNRLSLLLEIRNLFLKIADFTKLQ, encoded by the coding sequence ATGAACACAGTAAACTTACTGCTTGAGATAGGCGTGGAGGAGGTTCCGGCAGGGTTTTTGCCTGATGCTTTTAAACAATTAAGGACGCTTGCCGAAAAATTCCTGACTGAGTCCGCCGTAACATTTTCCGATATAAACACCTTTGCCACACCAAGACGTCTTGCGCTTATCATAACGGGAGTAAATCCCAGTCAGGAGGGACGCACTCGCGAACTACTAGGTCCTCCAGTAAAGGTTGCATATGACGATACCGGCGCTCCTGCTAAGGCTGCCATTGCCTTCGCTGCTTCAAACGGCATTCCGGTTGAAAAACTTGAAGTACGCACCAAAGGCAAGGGACAATACGTGTGTGCCGTGATTGAAGAACCGGGTGTTGCTGTTAGAGAAATCATTGGCGCAATGTTTGTTAAAATCATATCGGCGCTGACATTTCCTAAGATGATGCGATGGGGTGACCAGGACATCCGTTTTGTAAGACCTATTCAATGGCTTACTGCACTCTATGATAATGAACCGGTTGTGTTTGAATTTGCCGGAGTTAAAAGCTCCGATAAGACTTATGGCCACAGGTTTTTATCTCTTGGTGAAATTCCTTGCAACGATGTGTCCGGCTACATTGAGCTTTTGCGAATAAATTACGTAATAGTTGACCAAACTGAGCGCAAAGCAATGATAAAAGCCCAATTAACCGATATAGCTGCCCAAAACGGCGCTTTTTTATATGAAGATGAAGCTCTGCTAGACACTGTAACGTACCTTGTTGAATATCCGGTGGCAGTGACCGCTGAGTTTTCGGCTGAGAGGTTTTTAACGCTGCCTCCTGAGCTTTTAATCAGCGTCATGCGGGACCATCAGAAATATTTTGCTCTTACAGACAAAAACGGAAAGCTTATCAATAAGTTTGTCGTTATAAGTAACACCGTCGCTGATAATGCCGCAGTGGTAAGAGCCGGAGCTGAACGGGTCATCAAGGCACGCCTTGACGACGCAAAATTTTACTACGAGACCGATTTAAAACTGCCGCTTATTGATCTGCTAAGTAAACTTAGCGGCATAATGCATCACGAAGCCATCGGCACAATGCACCACAAAATAAACCGGATGTATCCTCTTGCTGCAGCTCTTGCAGATAAACTAGCTAATAATAAGCCGCCGGGGGTCGCTGACCCCTTTCCTGATAAGACTGTAATTGAAAGAGCAGTAAAACTCTCCAAAACCGATCTCTTAACCGGTATGGTTAGAGAATTTCCAGAGCTTCAGGGGATAACCGGAACCCGCCTTGCCGCCATAAATGGAGAGCATAGTGAGGTTAGCAAGGCGCTTTCAGAACAGTATCTGCCTGCGTTTTACGGGGATAATATTCCGCAGTCCGTAACCGGCATAATTTTAAGTCTCACCGATAAGATTGACAACATTGTATCGTTTTTCTCAGCCGGACTTATTCCCTCTGGCTCAGAAGACCCGTATGCGCTTAGAAGACAAGCGCTTGGGATTATCTCTATACTGCTGAAAACAGGATACAGGGTAAGTCTCAACGAGATTTTTACTGACGCCCTAAGACTTAACAACTTTGACGCATCTTTGGTTACTGCGATAGAGGGGTTTTTCCGGCAACGGATTGAAGTCCTGCTTACGACAACGATGGGCTATTCTTACGATACCGTTTCGGCTGCCATCAAGGATTTTTTTACAGTACCTGTAATCTATCTGATAAACAAACTGGATGCTTTGAAAGGGTTTAAAAACTCTGACGGATATGAGGAGTTTTTGCAAGCAATTAAACGGGTCTATAACATAATTCCAGAGGGATTTGCGGGTTTGACTGGGTCATTGAAGTTTGAACTTGAAGAGGAAAAATCGCTATACATCGCTCTTAATGAGATAAAGGATACAATAGAAGAACCGGTTTCAGACGGCAACTACAAAGCGGCTGTAGAGGAAATAAAAAAACTCAAAACTCCGATAAATCTATTTTTTGAAAAAGTGCTGGTCATGGACAAAGATGAGAACAAAAAGAACAACAGATTGTCACTTCTTTTGGAAATAAGGAATTTGTTTCTAAAAATAGCGGATTTTACAAAACTTCAGTAA
- a CDS encoding c-type cytochrome, with the protein MKRLKYILIAALCMFFLNIGVAASVGADDGADVKLGEKIYTHRCMPCHGKKGDGNGAVGVLRKQELSGRVLEIRPRDFTLGLYRFRTTSSGCLPTDDDLLATITNGVPRSFMTSLKDLPLEERKALRAYIKTFSSRFAEDQSCDAIKTVKPPWVGSPDSVIQGKTIYKNMKCWECHGETGKGDGTKSNDIKDDWGFPILPFNFLTGELKRGSTPEAIYMTFTSGLDGTGMPSYEDTLNEEKRWHLVSYTLKLMGKLDKKKEH; encoded by the coding sequence ATGAAGAGACTGAAATATATATTAATTGCAGCGCTATGTATGTTTTTTCTTAACATAGGGGTCGCTGCCTCAGTGGGAGCAGATGACGGCGCGGATGTCAAGCTGGGTGAAAAGATTTATACTCATCGCTGTATGCCGTGTCATGGTAAAAAAGGAGACGGCAATGGGGCGGTCGGTGTGCTTAGAAAACAGGAACTGAGTGGCCGCGTGCTTGAAATACGCCCGCGTGATTTTACGCTTGGTCTTTACAGATTTCGCACCACATCGTCCGGTTGTTTACCGACTGATGACGACCTCCTTGCTACGATAACCAATGGCGTTCCAAGGTCTTTTATGACAAGTCTAAAAGATTTGCCGCTTGAGGAAAGAAAGGCGTTGAGAGCGTATATAAAGACATTTTCGTCAAGATTTGCTGAGGACCAATCGTGTGATGCTATTAAAACGGTTAAACCTCCGTGGGTAGGTTCGCCAGACTCAGTAATTCAAGGAAAGACAATTTATAAAAATATGAAATGCTGGGAGTGTCACGGGGAAACAGGTAAGGGAGACGGTACTAAGTCTAACGACATTAAGGATGACTGGGGTTTTCCTATTTTGCCCTTTAATTTCTTAACCGGAGAACTCAAAAGAGGTTCAACTCCTGAGGCTATCTACATGACGTTTACAAGCGGACTTGATGGAACAGGAATGCCCTCGTACGAGGATACACTTAATGAAGAAAAGAGATGGCATCTTGTCTCATACACCCTTAAGCTGATGGGCAAATTGGACAAGAAAAAGGAACACTAA
- a CDS encoding c-type cytochrome: MHSRFYLSLLLISGLLVISYLGLTAYHAVMPEWKYYQAEYKDLVVKNAKDDATRKRAMAMTLGFKQVYLKDLKREDRCINCHAGVDNPLMEGAKVPFKKHSGNYLVNHPVDKFGCTVCHDGQSFATNEKEAHGKGHETHWDYPILPLKYVQSSCAQCHDFNMLAKNGGEKVAKGEELFREKGCKGCHKIDGVGGDIGKALDGVGNQPIAYFPMKHVIGERTVFNWLKQHFVDPRALVAESAMKVKLAAGEDDLLTTYALSLKSEEMPKKYRRINYANPPKYDGEALYKMYCSACHEDGDKTIYDEVFKRTVPAIKNPSLLRTMNDANMDVIVKEGRAGTQMTAWKSSAAGLSDEQIKEIIGYLALKRPAEQHEPFGLAAFTGDVKHGKEVYEVNCSVCHGKDAKGGENLLGISLRSPVVQKKIDTELLAVTIADGRAGTSMPPFIKDSEVLTKQDVADVVAFIKEFPSAAK; encoded by the coding sequence ATGCACAGTAGATTTTATTTGTCCCTATTATTGATATCCGGGCTGCTTGTCATTTCTTACTTAGGATTAACGGCATATCATGCGGTCATGCCTGAGTGGAAATACTATCAAGCCGAGTATAAGGACTTAGTGGTCAAAAATGCTAAAGACGATGCTACACGGAAAAGAGCAATGGCTATGACGCTTGGGTTTAAGCAAGTTTACCTAAAAGATTTAAAAAGAGAAGACCGCTGTATAAACTGTCATGCGGGAGTGGATAATCCTCTGATGGAGGGCGCTAAGGTGCCGTTTAAAAAACACAGCGGCAATTACCTTGTTAACCACCCTGTTGATAAGTTTGGCTGCACGGTGTGTCACGATGGCCAGAGCTTTGCGACAAATGAAAAAGAAGCGCACGGCAAAGGACATGAAACCCACTGGGACTATCCAATACTGCCGCTTAAGTACGTTCAAAGCTCATGTGCGCAGTGCCACGATTTCAATATGCTTGCTAAAAATGGCGGCGAAAAGGTGGCTAAAGGAGAAGAACTCTTTAGAGAGAAGGGCTGCAAGGGCTGCCATAAGATTGATGGCGTAGGCGGCGACATTGGTAAGGCGCTGGATGGTGTTGGAAACCAGCCGATAGCCTATTTCCCGATGAAACACGTCATAGGGGAGCGCACGGTGTTTAACTGGCTAAAACAGCACTTTGTCGATCCTCGTGCTTTAGTGGCCGAATCTGCTATGAAAGTTAAACTGGCTGCCGGTGAGGACGATTTGTTGACAACGTATGCGTTGTCGCTAAAATCGGAGGAGATGCCCAAAAAATATAGGCGCATAAATTATGCCAACCCGCCTAAGTATGACGGAGAGGCTTTATACAAGATGTACTGCAGCGCTTGCCACGAGGACGGAGACAAGACCATCTACGATGAGGTGTTCAAACGCACCGTGCCTGCTATAAAGAATCCCTCGCTTTTAAGGACGATGAACGATGCCAACATGGATGTAATCGTAAAAGAGGGCAGAGCAGGCACTCAGATGACAGCATGGAAGAGCTCCGCAGCAGGACTTAGCGATGAGCAAATAAAAGAAATAATCGGTTATTTGGCGCTTAAAAGACCTGCTGAACAGCATGAGCCTTTTGGTTTAGCGGCGTTTACGGGTGACGTAAAGCATGGTAAGGAAGTGTATGAGGTAAACTGTTCGGTATGCCACGGTAAAGATGCCAAAGGCGGCGAGAACCTACTCGGTATAAGCCTGAGGTCTCCGGTGGTTCAGAAGAAAATAGATACAGAACTGCTTGCCGTAACTATCGCTGACGGCAGAGCCGGTACGTCTATGCCTCCATTTATTAAGGATTCAGAGGTGTTAACCAAACAGGATGTTGCCGACGTGGTTGCTTTCATAAAGGAGTTCCCAAGTGCTGCCAAATAA